In Aspergillus nidulans FGSC A4 chromosome II, a single window of DNA contains:
- a CDS encoding uncharacterized protein (transcript_id=CADANIAT00004980), with translation MPSSHHSHRPPTSATPTPEWRVPAAPPRPSGRPVASPPPPPPPPPSYNPATGNYGPSPNYSPITGFAGVNTATWGVNYNRQNYMHSPPPPLPPRPSSTSGQPSNTQSPTVTPADYHQSSIPSYGGGVSSGDYHQQWASNPTYAPQQPATSLPPPPPPPPPPPVTVDTSSYHNPALSVPVVSQTQQAWNQPPPPSYPNITPSQYHPLSTGASYPGPTSALPAPSFQQDVDVRPAASFSPEGPASQSPIAAPPVPPKAGPSVLGSGGPSDWEHLSPTAGEIDDVAAFRPRIDAPANATHDLSPSHGGGTTGMTGSGHSPTPSFSDLDYRKPTVSEASQNYSTQSPTSPGTRHDFPPPAQPVRMDTIGSDYTTDSLVASSENIDGVIEAWNMPISADDKPSPVQQSPKVEQAPVSPHMTSSLVESVPTKQPEPTAPGNETRVDLVDKTKDAVNESARAATESPRPPSRQVDRYEDLDSWSQSSLERYVAMLRKEAVADSDEERFKIFTTFMAKETKLREILYSIEHETTAAAEAPQQSADAQTPAKEPNNKPTTTPDESGLIPVETEENHSAPNIDDVEDGSYSPGGRPILPRLHTPQSAALHRSASNPGGPKYTASHAVAAHSLRSTSVPPNNPVYSPLTTNPPQRIYTPFRYTEGPQRGSDKLQIDRPAYQAYSALRQAGAESGRVMADTAPSTEGNRKRATSGASIQNDLDETFVGLIREKSVNYRTKPSQTSIPPLPPSLRQGKPPNPLEELRTIISTPAYKKSESLWHTTVRQDLEKYPNDFSFVRETGRNWEMASKARKESLEQERIKRQEESESHIDALFNEKEIGYADINILEEEFRQTEARTQLEEERKELEDFISNVYGPLDKRLEEEISALQVHYDSALSQLDRENNNKQEGAGKHSISHTMKIVNEIHHRLEMRHHKRLEIALDRERRRQKAERRPLVFMGDSAALKKLDNEFDQMEKQNILEAARARDERANKLMDLFDDAIMRGLGENQSLLDELSAKVTQVNDTAIRSSSLPEAEVEQILKSVHSLVEYLRKDSESILHSFGVADSALNNADYSVSVAEARYSNAEPEVFRQLEAEKKKEDAKIQDNVRTKLQSFSVGPAKIAVAINDALRTLGKTPFPDMPVPADVIPASQLYDISLPTPAVRPASTLGIAARKLETDPEHRERLRKALDDAKKRNAARQRSASVVAKE, from the coding sequence CTCTGGTCAGCCGTCAAATACCCAGTCACCGACCGTAACGCCCGCAGATTACCACCAGTCTTCAATTCCGAGTTATGGAGGAGGGGTGTCATCGGGGGATTATCACCAGCAATGGGCATCAAATCCTACTTATGCGCCTCAGCAACCTGCGACCTCTTTACCACCTCCCCCACCTCCCCCACCTCCACCGCCGGTCACGGTTGACACGTCTAGTTATCACAATCCTGCACTATCAGTGCCAGTGGTATCACAGACTCAGCAAGCTTGGAACCAGCCGCCACCACCATCGTATCCCAATATTACCCCGAGTCAATATCACCCTCTAAGTACTGGCGCCAGTTATCCAGGCCCTACTTCAGCCCTTCCAGCGCCCAGCTTTCAACAGGACGTAGATGTCCGGCCAGCGGCGTCCTTTTCGCCGGAAGGACCTGCGTCACAGTCTCCAATAGCTGCTCCGCCTGTGCCTCCGAAAGCTGGTCCTTCCGTGTTGGGATCAGGTGGCCCTTCTGATTGGGAGCATCTCTCTCCTACCGCAGGTGAAATTGATGATGTAGCTGCTTTCAGACCAAGAATAGACGCACCAGCAAATGCGACGCATGATTTGAGTCCGAGTCATGGAGGTGGTACTACAGGCATGACTGGAAGCGGCCATTCGCCAACACCGTCATTTTCGGACCTGGACTATAGAAAACCAACAGTGAGCGAGGCATCCCAGAATTACTCGACTCAATCACCTACTAGCCCAGGGACTCGGCATGATTTTCCGCCGCCCGCTCAACCAGTTAGGATGGACACAATTGGATCAGATTATACCACGGACTCTCTCGTTGCGAGCTCCGAAAATATTGACGGTGTTATCGAGGCATGGAATATGCCAATCTCGGCGGATGACAAGCCATCGCCGGTACAGCAAAGTCCCAAAGTTGAACAAGCACCAGTTTCTCCTCATATGACTTCAAGTCTTGTGGAATCCGTCCCAACAAAACAGCCAGAACCTACAGCACCTGGAAATGAAACTCGCGTCGACTTAGTGGATAAAACGAAAGATGCTGTCAATGAATCGGCGAGGGCGGCGACAGAATCCCCTCGGCCGCCATCTAGGCAGGTCGATCGCTACGAAGATCTTGATTCCTGGTCGCAGTCCTCTTTGGAACGCTATGTGGCGATGTTGCGAAAagaagctgttgctgattcTGACGAGGAGCGCTTTAAGATCTTCACAACATTTATGGCCAAAGAAACGAAGCTGCGTGAAATTCTCTACAGTATCGAGCATGAGACcaccgctgctgcagaggctcCTCAGCAATCGGCTGATGCTCAAACCCCAGCGAAGGAACCAAATAATAAGCCGACAACCACTCCAGACGAATCAGGGTTGATACCAGTAGAAACTGAAGAGAACCACTCTGCGCCAAATATTGACGATGTAGAAGATGGCAGCTATAGTCCAGGCGGGCGTCCTATCCTTCCCAGGCTTCATACCCCTCAGTCGGCAGCACTCCATAGGTCAGCGTCTAACCCAGGGGGCCCTAAGTACACCGCAAGCCACGCAGTGGCAGCCCATAGCTTGCGCTCTACCTCGGTACCGCCTAACAATCCAGTGTACTCTCCCCTCACAACAAATCCCCCGCAGCGGATCTACACGCCATTCCGATACACCGAAGGACCTCAGAGAGGCTCCGACAAACTACAGATTGACCGCCCCGCGTATCAAGCTTACTCTGCGTTGCGGCAGGCGGGGGCAGAAAGCGGACGTGTAATGGCGGACACGGCACCATCAACTGAAGGTAACCGGAAGCGGGCTACATCCGGGGCATCTATCCAAAATGATCTAGATGAAACCTTCGTCGGGTTAATCAGAGAAAAGAGCGTCAACTATCGCACGAAGCCTTCCCAGACCTCAATTCCGCCGCTGCCACCATCTCTCCGGCAGGGGAAACCACCTAATCCGCTTGAAGAATTGCGCACTATTATTTCGACCCCGGCTTATAAAAAGTCGGAAAGCCTGTGGCATACTACAGTTAGGCAAGACCTTGAGAAGTATCCTAACGACTTTAGTTTTGTCCGTGAGACAGGTCGAAACTGGGAGATGGCCAGCAAGGCTCGCAAAGAGAGCCTAGAACAGGAGCGCATTAAAAGACAAGAGGAGTCAGAGAGTCATATTGATGCGCTATTTAATGAAAAGGAAATTGGCTATGCGGATATCAACATCCTGGAGGAAGAGTTCCGACAAACAGAGGCCCGCACCCAGCTTGAGGAGGAACGAAAGGAACTTGAGGATTTTATTTCCAATGTTTACGGGCCATTGGATAAGCggttggaggaagagatatCTGCCCTTCAAGTTCATTATGACTCTGcgctcagccagctggaCCGCGAGAACAACAACAAGCAAGAAGGCGCAGGCAAGCACAGCATATCTCACACAATGAAGATCGTGAACGAGATCCACCACAGACTCGAAATGAGACACCACAAGCGGTTGGAGATTGCTCTGGACCGCGAGCGCCGGCGACAGAAAGCTGAGAGACGGCCTCTCGTTTTTATGGGTGATTCTGCGGCGTTGAAGAAACTAGACAacgagtttgatcaaatgGAGAAACAGAATATCCTGGAAGCCGCGCGTGCTCGTGATGAGCGGGCTAACAAGCTCATGGACTTATTCGACGATGCCATCATGCGCGGGCTAGGAGAGAACCAGAGTCTACTCGACGAGCTATCAGCCAAAGTGACTCAGGTCAACGACACCGCCATCCGCTCATCCAGCCTCCCAGAGGCAGAAGTTGAGCAGATCCTCAAATCCGTCCACAGCCTAGTAGAGTACCTTCGCAAAGACTCCGAGTCCATTCTCCACAGCTTCGGCGTTGCCGACTCGGCTCTCAACAACGCAGACTATAGCGTCTCCGTGGCCGAGGCGCGTTATTCCAACGCAGAGCCGGAGGTGTTCCGCCAGcttgaggctgagaagaagaaagaagatgccAAGATCCAGGATAATGTCCGTACCAAATTACAGAGCTTTAGCGTCGGACCTGCCAAGATCGCGGTCGCCATTAACGACGCCCTGCGCACGCTAGGGAAAACGCCTTTCCCTGACATGCCAGTTCCTGCGGATGTCATTCCTGCCAGCCAACTTTATGACATTTCGCTACCTACTCCTGCTGTTCGGCCTGCTAGTACGTTGGGCATAGCGGCGAGGAAGCTGGAGACAGACCCAGAGCATCGGGAGCGGCTGCGCAAGGCGTTGGACGACGCAAAGAAACGCAATGCGGCAAGGCAGCGCTCGGCGTCTGTGGTGGCGAAGGAATGA
- a CDS encoding uncharacterized protein (transcript_id=CADANIAT00004985): MARPILQPLRACSNPVFSCSLQKSILATITAVSQQPHRRQPAAFRSRLHAHRPYHSRHHPELPPHEYTNSQTTILAAALKHVPSHGFTKDALTLGARDTGFLDVSVQLLPRGEFDLILFWLASRRGLLRAAVEQSGLLTTASPVSVEDKTKALIMERLRMNKDIRHQWQDALALMSYPSNIPLSLSELHALSSDILHLAGDSSVDASWYTKRLSVSAIYASAEVIMTRDSSPDLSATEAFVTRRVEDSKAIGDKLSGAKQCLGFMGSTAVGLGRSWGLKI; encoded by the exons ATGGCTCGTCCAATCCTTCAGCCTCTGCGCGCATGCAGTAACCCGGTCTTCTCTTGCTCACTCCAAAAGTCCATTCTGGCAACAATCACCGCAGTCTCCCAGCAACCGCACCGCCGTCAACCCGCCGCTTTCCGATCCCGTCTTCACGCCCACCGTCCTTACCACTCCCGCCATCACCCTGAACTCCCACCCCACGAATACACAAACTCCCAAACGACTATTCTCGCTGCGGCTCTGAAGCATGTCCCGTCTCACGGCTTCACCAAGGATGCCCTTACGCTTGGTGCTCGCGACACTGGCTTCTTAGACGTCTCGGTGCAGCTCCTCCCGCGCGGCGAATTCGATCTCATCCTCTTTTGGCTTGCCAGCCGACGAGGTCTCCTCCGTGCAGCGGTTGAGCAGAGTGGCCTTCTGACGACGGCAAGCCCAGTTTCTGTGGAGGATAAGACAAAGGCGTTGATCATGGAACGGTTGCGCATGAATAAAGATATACGGCATCAGTGGCAGGAC GCCCTAGCACTGATGTCTTACCCCTCCAACAttcccctctccctctctgaACTCCACGCCCTCTCCTCAGACATACTCCACCTAGCTGGCGACTCCTCGGTCGACGCATCCTGGTACACGAAACGTCTCTCCGTCAGCGCTATTTACGCATCCGCGGAAGTAATAATGACCCGGGACTCGAGCCCCGATCTCTCGGCAACAGAGGCGTTCGTTACGCGGCGGGTTGAGGATAGCAAGGCCATTGGGGACAAACTTAGTGGTGCGAAGCAATGCCTTGGTTTCATGGGGTCAACGGCTGTTGGGCTGGGAAGGAGTTGGGGGTTGAAGATCTAA
- a CDS encoding uncharacterized protein (transcript_id=CADANIAT00004981) — MSTPTGQFSALSIQGSSEIEPKAASDGGGGRGQGLGRAESSNMTDMAAVKASSGLLYDLCGSGFDHETEARALLGLTTAYEVLFCERKRAGYEFVFAETARVRIPLLGWGKTQMNFSGEVNDVVTSGYGNGDGYTCTCAAFRGRDAVACQHIFWLLDQVRAQFHSHSPSPYAPPKIVLSSDGHAQGFPRIEQLLSNQSITTLEGLAEHYDWPYVCSEVEEGGMSRTQRVRDILSAFSTEILPEEFRVEPVESDSEPEDTECNCLSPKKKRSPEQCVVQGDMEATIFQLAVHDDNVFTSLCKAMPQGACAAIYFDKMLARSRSILSEFDTYCQTLGGPYETEDKGKALSMAAVVHTLRSNILKIHKNIHVRAPHGLQGAAKALIAILEDISTRNKDALAGNPYGCVSFLPANANWSAHSEDDEDSRNLYHQLIGSADEEEEEGHFVLDALADLSGEVLYPFRERLSAVLARVEVNRAPRGFIMKLVAIVRVAEGGTDMGFGITRKRSGERDESERKRVR; from the exons ATGTCCACGCCTACGGGGCAGTTTTCCGCTCTTTCGATTCAAGGATCTTCAGAAATAGAGCCGAAGGCTGCATCGGATGGTGGAGGTGGGCGAGGGCAAGGGCTAGGACGAGCAGAGTCGTCGAACATGACGGACATGGCCGCTGTCAAGGCCTCATCGGGCCTCTTGTATGACCTTTGCGGTTCGGGCTTTGATCATGAGACGGAGGCTAGGGCGCTCCTTGGCTTAACGACAGCCTATGAGGTGCTGTTTTGTGAGAGGAAAAGGGCGGGCTACGAGTTTGTTTTTGCAGAGACGGCGCGCGTGCGGATTCCGCTGTTGGGTTGGGGCAAGACTCAGATGAACTTTTCGGGTGAAGTGAATGATGTCGTTACGAGCGGATATGGCAATGGTGATGGTTATACGTGCACCTGCGCCGCTTTCCGGGGAAGAGATGCTGTCGCTTGTCAGCATATCTTT TGGCTTCTGGACCAAGTCCGGGCTCAATTTCATTCGcactctccttctccctaTGCTCCTCCAAAGATCGTCCTCTCGAGCGACGGGCATGCGCAGGGTTTCCCGCGCATTGAGCAGCTCCTTTCCAACCAGTCCATAACAACCCTAGAAGGCCTCGCAGAGCATTATGACTGGCCGTATGTCTGCtcagaagtcgaagaaggcggcATGAGTCGGACACAGAGGGTACGCGATATTTTATCCGCATTCAGCACAGAGATTCTTCCGGAAGAGTTTCGAGTTGAACCCGTCGAGTCTGATTCTGAGCCAGAAGATACGGAATGTAATTGCTTGTCgccgaagaaaaagagatcACCGGAGCAATGCGTGGTGCAGGGAGATATGGAAGCaaccatcttccagctcgccGTACACGACGACAACGTCTTCACGAGTCTCTGTAAAGCTATGCCGCAGGGGGCCTGTGCGGCGATTTACTTCGATAAAATGCTCGCGAGATCGAGGAGCATTCTCTCCGAGTTCGATACGTATTGCCAAACACTAGGAGGACCTTATGAAACTGAAGATAAAGGCAAAGCGTTGAGTATGGCTGCAGTCGTCCATACCCTAAGGTCCAACATTCTCAAAATCCACAAAAATATCCACGTTCGCGCCCCTCACGGCCTCCAGGGCGCTGCTAAAGCACTCATAGCCATCCTCGAAGACATTTCCACACGCAATAAAGACGCTTTAGCCGGCAATCCGTACGGCTGCGTCTCGTTTCTGCCAGCCAACGCCAACTGGTCTGCGCACAgcgaagacgacgaggactCGCGCAACCTATACCACCAACTTATTGGAtctgcggatgaggaggaggaggaaggtcaCTTTGTCCTCGATGCGTTGGCGGATTTATCAGGAGAAGTTCTGTATCCGTTCCGGGAGAGGTTAAGTGCGGTGTTAGCGAGGGTTGAGGTGAATCGGGCCCCGAGAGGGTTCATTATGAAATTGGTGGCGATTGTTCGTGTTGCCGAGGGGGGGACGGATATGGGATTTGGGATCACTAGGAAACGGAGTGGTGAGAGAGATGAGagcgagagaaagagggtTAGATGA
- a CDS encoding WD domain protein (transcript_id=CADANIAT00004986), producing the protein MVKEELSEFEKQRLANIAERDALLKKLSLDAQSTGVFTSNMPRGTSANQSKPKKKPAPKVKKEESLLPRRTSSRLRGIAADSEIAKRKADEEYDRRQEEERAKRVRKSDSFSFNDIFVSGQKLSGDALIGVDVVTKGVAVPYQRTFGEEDIKSTDDKDLKALRKEMNSLSLWEAWEPNRIKITPERIYSMTFHPSEAKPVIFAGDKMGHLGILDASQEKPTSAVKNEDDEDDEDDDDPDPVLVTLKPHTRTISSMTVHPSKPTHLYTASYDSSIRELDLEKTSSVEKYAPESTSDDVPISGLDMAAGDPNTIYWTTLDGAFGRYDMRTKRQSSATTWQLSEKKIGGFSLYQTHPHYVATASLDRTMRLWDIRNLSHTDPTPVGEHQSRLSVSHAAFNCVGQIATSSYDDTLKLYDFSSKGISSWKPGHILDESEMKPDTIVRHNCQTGRWVTILRPQWQLNPQSAIQRFCIGNMNRFVDIYSGSGDQLAQLGGDGITAVPAVAVFHRSKNWVAGGTASGKICLWM; encoded by the exons aagaagcccgcgcCGAAAGTGAAAAAGGAGGAATCGCTACTTCCTCGTCGTACATCGTCGCGATTAAGAGGCATTGCGGCGGACAGCGAGATTGCGAAACGCAAGGCGGACGAGGAGTATGATCGCAGGcaagaggaggagagagcgaAGAGGGTTCGGAAGTCGgactctttctctttcaatgATATATTTGTGTCGGGCCAAAAACTGTCCGGAGACGCTTTAATCGGCGTGGATGTAGTCACCAAGGGAGTCGCGGTCCCGTACCAACGGACGTTTGGAGAGGAGGACATCAAATCCACGGATGACAAAGACTTGAAGGCGCTGAGAAAAGAGATGAATAGTCTAAGTCTTTGGGAAGCATGGGAGCCTAACC GCATTAAGATCACCCCTGAGCGAATCTACTCTATGACATTTCACCCGTCAGAAGCAAAGCCGGTAATATTTGCTGGAGATAAAATGGGCCATCTAGGGATCCTCGACGCATCTCAAGAAAAGCCAACATCAGCCGTGAAGaacgaagacgatgaagacgatgaagacgatgacgaccCTGATCCGGTACTTGTTACGCTCAAACCCCATACGCGTACCATCAGCTCGATGACCGTTCACCCTTCAAAGCCCACACATCTCTACACTGCAAGCTATGATAGTTCTATCCGCGAGCTGGACCTCGAGAAGACATCATCAGTTGAAAAGTATGCACCTGAGTCCACGTCAGACGACGTCCCCATCTCCGGCCTCGACATGGCCGCCGGTGACCCCAATACGATTTACTGGACAACCTTGGATGGCGCATTCGGCCGGTACGACATGCGCACAAAGCGACAGAGCTCCGCGACAACCTGGCAATtatcagagaagaagatcggtGGTTTCTCCCTATATCAAACACACCCGCACTATGTCGCAACGGCCAGTCTCGACCGCACTATGCGCCTTTGGGATATCCGAAATCTCTCCCATACCGATCCTACGCCTGTCGGCGAACACCAGAGCCGCCTCTCGGTTTCACATGCCGCCTTCAACTGCGTCGGGCAGATCGCAACGTCTTCTTACGATGATACGTTGAAACTGTACGATTTCAGCTCCAAGGGTATCTCGTCCTGGAAGCCGGGACACATACTTGATGAATCGGAAATGAAACCCGATACTATTGTACGGCATAATTGTCAGACGGGCCGATGGGTTACTAT TCTCCGCCCGCAATGGCAACTCAACCCGCAATCGGCCATTCAGCGATTCTGCATCGGGAACATGAACCGCTTCGTGGACATTTACAGTGGCTCTGGCGATCAACTTGCGCAGCTGGGAGGCGATGGTATTACAGCTGTCCCCGCGGTGGCGGTATTCCACAGAAGCAAGAACTGGGTTGCCGGTGGGACGGCAAGTGGGAAGATTTGTTTATGGATGTAG
- a CDS encoding uncharacterized protein (transcript_id=CADANIAT00004983) produces MAFPIVDSHIHLFPESHLPTLAWYTPDNPLASQHSVDEYRSAVKSSTSLRGFIFLETDRLSSVEESETGKHGWTHALDEVSLLARIASGTPLPGEGHNAEDRDLCLGIVPWAPVSGGPDALEKYMALVKERAGSEEVWRKIRGVRYLVQDKPAGVMLQPAFIEGLKWLGRKGLTFDLGVDARQGGIWQLEEAVEMMRRVYEGVEEQKKVTIVINHLCKPNLRLQPTSEDSITTHPDFTQWKTQVTAMAQYPATYMKLSGAFSELPPLSPGFESDIESVIDKLQPWTDAVFDAFGPERIMFGSDWPVCNIGGGGNLVSWSRWNRVVTSVLERRGLDEKHSKGIWGQVAVKAYGVTLRDTRL; encoded by the exons ATGGCCTTCCCTATTGTGGACTCGCACATCCATCTATTTCCTGAATCCCACCTTCCCACACTAGCCTGGTATACACCTGACAATCCACTGGCATCTCAACATTCAGTCGACGAATATCGTTCTGCAGTGAAATCCTCCACATCTTTACGCGGCTTTATATTTCTTGAAACTGACCGCCTCTCATCGGTCGAAGAGTCGGAGACGGGAAAGCATGGCTGGACCCATGCCCTCGATGAAGTTTCGCTCCTCGCACGAATCGCAAGCGGTACACCTCTTCCGGGAGAGGGGCACAATGCTGAAGATCGCGATCTTTGCCTGGGGATAGTCCCGTGGGCGCCTGTATCTGGAGGACCGGATGCGTTGGAGAAGTATATGGCGCTAGTGAAGGAGAGAGCAGGATCAGAGGAGGTTTGGCGTAAGATACGAGGCGTACGGTATTTGGTGCAGGATAAACCAGCGGGGGTTATGCTGCAGCCAGCATTCATTGAGGGGTTGAAATGGTTGGGGAGGAAAGGCTTGACTTTCGACTTGGGCGTGGATGCGAGGCAGGGTGGGATTTGGCagcttgaggaggcggttgagatgatgagaagggtTTAcgagggcgttgaggagCAAAAAAAAGTCACGATTGTGATTA ATCATCTTTGTAAACCAAATCTTCGTCTCCAGCCTACTTCCGAAGACTCGATCACAACACACCCCGATTTCACACAATGGAAGACCCAAGTCACAGCCATGGCTCAGTATCCGGCAACATATATGAAGCTCTCGGGCGCGTTCTCAGAACTTCCGCCCCTCTCTCCAGGCTTCGAGTCAGATATTGAGTCCGTGATCGACAAGCTTCAGCCATGGACGGATGCTGTCTTCGACGCCTTTGGCCCTGAGAGGATCATGTTCGGTTCTGACTGGCCGGTCTGCAACATaggaggtggtggaaacCTTGTTAGCTGGAGCCGCTGGAATCGGGTTGTTACTAGTGTCTTGGAGCGGAGAGGGTTGGATGAGAAGCATTCAAAGGGTATTTGGGGCCAAGTTGCTGTGAAGGCCTATGGAGTAACCCTTCGAGACACTCGTCTCTAA
- a CDS encoding protein snxA (transcript_id=CADANIAT00004984), producing MPYGDYEYDTDRAQRERSRSPRRRSRSPRRSRRSYSPRSRSRSRDRDDYRRSDRRSRSPMSAAQGPSGGHSGSGYSGRGGSYPPPPRSFEDRAVAKEQMMQSVRESSQQDRRVYVGNLSYDVKWHHLKDFMRQAGDVIFADVLLLPNGMSKGCGIVEYATREQAQNAVNTLSNQNLMNRLVYVREDREPEPRFSGGPSRGDFGGPGRGGFGGYGGGPGGGGRQLYVSNLPFNVGWQDLKDLFRQAAQQGTVIRADVHTDASGRPKGSGIVAFESPDDARNAIQQFNGYDWQGRTLEVREDRFAGSGPGMGRGGYGGFGGRGGFGGRGGFGGRGGFGGGFGGRGGFGGGYGGPPSGPGFDAGPSVPPNPFTDYATSGGEKSNTIYVRNLPWSTCNDDLVDLFSTIGKVERAEIQYEPNGRSRGTGVVQFDNADTAETSIAKFTGYQYGGRPLGITFVKYLTPAQGPADPMDDAQPTGGLTQDQIM from the exons ATGCCTTACGGCGACTACGAGTACGATACTGACCGCGCACAGCGTGAGAGGTCTCGATCCCCTCGTCGTCGATCTCGCAGTCCTCGACGCAGCCGCCGTTCGTATTCGCCGCGCAGTCGATCTCGCAGTCGCGACCGCGACGATTACCGCCGTAGCGATCGCCGTTCTCGCTCTCCTATGAGTGCTGCTCAAGGCCCATCAGGAGGTCATTCAGGCTCGGGATACAGTGGACGCGGTGGTAGTTACCCGCCTCCACCCAGGTCATTTGAGGATCGAGCAGTCGCCAAAGAACAAATGATGCAATCTGTGCGCGAATCGTCCCAACAAGACCGTCGGGTCTATGTTGGAAACCTTTCCTACGATGTCAAGTGGCATCATCTAAAAGATTTTATGAGACAGG CTGGAGATGTCATCTTCGCCGACGTCTTGCTTCTTCCTAATGGAATGTCGAAG GGATGCGG GATTGTGGAATACGCTACAAGGGAGCAAGCGCAAAATGCCGTCAACACGCTCAGCAACCAGAATCTCATGAACCGCCTCGTTTACGTCCGCGAG GATCGCGAGCCTGAACCTCGCTTCTCAGGTGGCCCTTCGCGTGGAGACTTTGGTGGCCCCGGCCGTGGTGGCTTCGGAGGCTATGGCGGTGGTCCCGGTGGCGGTGGAAGACAGCTCTACGTCTCAAAC CTCCCTTTCAACGTTGGCTGGCAAGATTTGAAGGATCTTTTCCGCCAAGCAG CCCAGCAAGGGACCGTGATTCGTGCCGATGTCCATACCGACGCCTCTGGCCGCCCCAAGGGCTCTGGTATTGTTGCCTTCGAGTCGCCGGACGATGCCCGTAACGCTATCCAACAGTTTAACGGCTATGATTGGCAAGGCCGTACCCTCGAGGTCCGTGAAGACCGGTTTGCCGGCTCAGGACCTGGCATGGGCCGCGGTGGCTAtggtggctttggcggcCGTGGTGGCTTTGGTGGTCGTGGAGGTTTTGGCGGCCGTGGCGGCTTCGGCGGTGGCTTCGGCGGCCGTGGAGGTTTTGGCGGTGGTTATGGCGGTCCTCCCAGCGGTCCTGGGTTTGACGCTGGGCCCTCGGTCCCCCCCAACCCATTCACCGATTATGCTACCTCTGGTGGTGAGAAGAGTAACACTATTTATGTCCGCAAT CTACCCTGGTCCACATGCAACGACGATTTGGTTGACCTGTTCTCGACTATCGGGAAGGTGGAGCGCGCCGAAATCCAGTATGAGCCTAACGGCCGCTCTCGTGGCACTGGTGTGGTACAGTTTGATAACGCCGATACGGCAGAGACTTCAATCG CCAAGTTCACGGGTTATCAGTATGGCGGCCGCCCCCTTGGCATCACCTTTGTCAAATACTTGACCCCGGCCCAGGGTCCGGCCGACCCCATGGATGATGCCCAACCTACCGGTGGACTTACCCAGGATCAGATCATGTAA
- a CDS encoding alcohol dehydrogenase alcB (transcript_id=CADANIAT00004982), with protein MAAPEIPKKQKAVIYDNPGTVSTKVVELDVPEPGDNEVLINLTHSGVCHSDFGIMTNTWKILPFPTQPGQVGGHEGVGKVVKLGAGAEASGLKIGDRVGVKWISSACGQCPPCQDGADGLCFNQKVSGYYTPGTFQQYVLGPAQYVTPIPDGLPSAEAAPLLCAGVTVYASLKRSKAQPGQWIVISGAGGGLGHLAVQIAAKGMGLRVIGVDHGSKEELVKASGAEHFVDITKFPTGDKFEAISSHVKSLTTKGLGAHAVIVCTASNIAYAQSLLFLRYNGTMVCVGIPENEPQAIASAYPGLFIQKHVHVTGSAVGNRNEAIETMEFAARGVIKAHFREEKMEALTEIFKEMEEGKLQGRVVLDLS; from the exons ATGGCTGCTCCTGAAATCCccaagaagcaaaaggcTGTCATCTACGACAACCCCGGTACCGTCTCTACCAAGGTCGTCGAGCTGGATGTACCTGAGCCCGGCGACAATGAAGTCCTGATCAATCT CACTCATTCCGGCGTTTGCCACTCAGATTTTGGTATTATGACCAACACG TGGAAGATACTACCCTTCCCTACTCAGCCCGGACAAGTCGGTGGCCATGAAGGCGTTGGCAAAGTGGTGAAGCTCGGCGCGGGCGCTGAAGCATCAGGATTGAAGATCGGGGACAGAGTCGGTGTTAAGTGGATTTCCAGCGCCTGTGGGCAGTGCC CTCCATGCCAGGACGGCGCCGACGGCCTCTGCTTCAACCAAAAGGTATCAGGTTACTACACCCCTGGCACATTCCAGCAATACGTGCTCGGTCCTGCGCAATACGTTACCCCAATTCCCGATGGCCTCCCATCAGCCGAAGCGGCGCCCCTTCTCTGTGCCGGTGTCACAGTCTACGCTTCTCTTAAGCGCAGTAAAGCCCAACCAGGTCAATGGATCGTCATCTCCGGCGCTGGCGGCGGCCTTGGCCACTTAGCCGTCCAGATCGCAGCCAAGGGCATGGGCCTGCGTGTGATTGGCGTTGACCACGGGAGTAAAGAAGAGCTCGTCAAGGCGTCAGGCGCCGAGCACTTCGTGGATATCACCAAGTTCCCAACGGGCGATAAATTCGAGGCCATCTCCTCGCACGTCAAATCGCTTACAACGAAGGGTCTTGGTGCGCATGCTGTCATAGTTTGCACGGCGTCCAATATTGCTTACGCTCAgtctttgctcttcctccGGTACAACGGAACGATGGTCTGCGTGGGTATCCCCGAGAACGAGCCGCAGGCTATCGCAAGTGCGTACCCAGGCCTGTTTATCCAGAAGCATGTGCATGTCACTGGGTCGGCTGTCGGAAATAGGAACGAGGCGATTGAGACTATGGAGTTTGCGGCGAGGGGTGTCATTAAGGCGCACTTCcgggaggagaagatggaggcCTTGACTGAAATTTtcaaagagatggaggaggggaagtTGCAGGGGCGGGTGGTGCTTGATCTTTCTTAG